From Lepus europaeus isolate LE1 chromosome 3, mLepTim1.pri, whole genome shotgun sequence, a single genomic window includes:
- the GJE1 gene encoding putative gap junction epsilon-1 protein, translating into MSLNYIKNFYEGCVKPPTVIGQFHTLFFGSVRMFFLGVLGFAVYGNEALHFSCDPDKREVNLFCYNQFRPITPQVFWALQLVIVLVPGAIFHLYAACKSINQECILQKPIYTVIYILSVLLRISLEVIAFWLQIHLFGFQVKPLFLCDAGSLGGKLTIIRCMVPEHFEKTIFLIAMYTFTVITIILCIAEVFEIIFRRLCFLIRQ; encoded by the exons ATGTCTCTAAATTACATCAAAAACTTCTATGAAGGATGT GTTAAACCTCCAACTGTGATTGGCCAATTCCACACCCTTTTCTTTGGATCTGTCCGGATGTTCTTTCTTGGGGTGCTAGGCTTTGCAGTTTATGGGAATGAGGCTTTGCACTTCAGTTGTGATCCAGACAAAAGAGAAGTAAACCTCTTCTGTTACAATCAGTTCAGGCCAATCACTCCACAA GTATTCTGGGCATTGCAACTAGTGATTGTCCTGGTTCCTGGAGCCATTTTCCATCTTTATGCTGCATGTAAAAGCATCAATCAAGAATGCATTCTTCAAAAGCCCATCTATACTGTGATATATATCCTCTCAGTTTTATTAAGAATTAGCTTAGAGGTAATAGCATTTTGGCTTCAGATTCACCTCTTTGGTTTCCAAGTAAAACCTCTTTTCCTGTGTGATGCTGGATCTCTTGGGGGGAAATTGACAATTATAAGATGCATGGTTCCAGAACACTTTGAAAAGACCATTTTTCTCATTGCTATGTATACATTTACTGTAATTACAATTATATTATGTATTGCTGAAGTTTTTGAGATCATATTTAGAAGATTATGCTTTCTAATTAGGCAATGA